In a genomic window of Scheffersomyces stipitis CBS 6054 chromosome 4, complete sequence:
- a CDS encoding methylenetetrahydrofolate reductase (go_function methylenetetrahydrofolate reductase (NADPH) activity~go_process methionine metabolism), with product MKISDKLSQAHSSANPPPATFSFEFFVPKTSQGVQNLYDRMDRMYDLNPIFIDITWNAGGRSSSLTNEMVYTAQSTLGLETCMHLTCTNMKVELIDEALHKAFESGCQNILALRGDPPLDGSESTGDFKYAKDLIEYIRRKYGDHFNIGVAAYPEGHPEEDSEAKTLEYLKEKCDVGADFIITQMFYDVDNFISWCSKIRKIGVNIPIIPGIMPISTYAAFVRRAKWSQIAIPPHFLEVLEPIKDDDYLVREKGTELVSQMCTKLLQSGFVNHLHFYTMNLERATIMILETLNIIEPVKAHENTGGDELPWRKSLHPQRSKETIRPIFWQNRKYSYITRTATWDEFPNGRWGDSRSPAFGDIDLCASELLRQSPKKAYDLWGTPQTLKDFSDIIVSYLQGELKSLPWSDGPIGEDTSVMVENLINLNHKGFLTMNSQPALNAVKSSEKVYGWGPKNGYVYQKQYLEFFCPKDLLPKLLHTIDSYNKSEGDASSSIISYYAVDKNGNLSTNCKDDDINAVTWGVFPGEEILQPTIVEKTSFLAWKDEVYRLFTEWTNILQSNLVDADKDKISGFVDLITNFSNNFVLCNLVNNDFIDKNETLFNLIETVASEGN from the coding sequence atgaaaatCTCAGACAAATTATCCCAAGCCCATTCGTCGGCCAACCCACCTCCGGCCACATTCTCGTTCGAGTTCTTTGTGCCCAAAACGTCGCAAGGTGTCCAGAACCTCTACGACAGAATGGACAGAATGTATGACTTGAATCctatcttcattgatatCACGTGGAACGCTGGAGGCAGATCCTCTTCTTTGACTAACGAGATGGTCTATACTGCCCAGTCAACTTTGGGTTTGGAGACGTGTATGCATTTGACATGTACCAACATGAAGGTTGAGCTCATTGACGAAGCCTTACATAAGGCGTTTGAGTCGGGCTGCCAGAATATCTTAGCCTTGAGAGGTGATCCTCCATTGGATGGTTCTGAGTCGACTGGTGATTTCAAGTACGCCAAGGACTTGATTGAATATATCCGTCGCAAGTATGGCGATCACTTCAACATCGGTGTAGCTGCTTATCCGGAAGGACATCCTGAGGAAGATTCAGAGGCCAAAACCTTGGAGTACTTGAAGGAGAAGTGTGATGTCGGTGCTGACTTCATCATCACCCAGATGTTCTATGATGTGGACAACTTCATTCTGTGGTGCTCTAAGATCCGTAAGATTGGCGTAAACATCCCGATCATTCCAGGGATTATGCCGATTTCGACCTACGCCGCCTTCGTCAGAAGAGCCAAATGGTCTCAGATCGCCATTCCTCCACATTTCTTGGAGGTCTTGGAACCAATCAAGGATGATGATTACTTGGTAAGAGAGAAGGGAACTGAGTTGGTTTCTCAGATGTGCACCAAGTTGTTGCAATCGGGTTTTGTCAACCACTTGCACTTCTACACAATGAACTTAGAAAGAGCCACAATCATGATTTTGGAGACTTTGAACATTATTGAACCCGTCAAAGCCCACGAAAATACTGGTGGAGATGAGTTACCATGGAGAAAGTCGTTACATCCTCAGAGATCGAAAGAAACTATCCGTCCTATCTTCTGGCAAAACAGGAAATATTCTTATATTACCAGAACAGCTACTTGGGATGAGTTTCCAAATGGTAGATGGGGTGATTCTAGATCTCCAGCTTTTGGTGATATCGATTTGTGTGCTTCTGAGTTGTTGCGTCAATCGCCCAAAAAGGCTTATGATTTGTGGGGAACTCCTCAGACTTTGAAGGATTTCTCGGACATCATCGTTTCCTATTTGCAAGGTGAATTGAAGTCTTTGCCTTGGTCTGATGGTCCAATTGGCGAGGATACTTCGGTTATGGTTGaaaacttgatcaatttgaaCCACAAGGGTTTCTTAACAATGAACTCTCAGCCTGCTTTGAACGCTGTTAAGTCTAGCGAAAAAGTCTATGGTTGGGGTCCAAAGAATGGCTATGTTTACCAGAAGCAGTACTTGGAATTCTTCTGTCCCAAGGATTTGCTTCCTAAGTTGTTGCACACTATTGACTCTTACAACAAGTCTGAAGGGGATGCTTCGTCTAGTATCATTAGTTATTATGCTGTTGACAAGAATGGTAATTTGTCTACTAATTGTAAGGATGACGATATCAACGCTGTCACCTGGGGTGTTTTCCCCGGTGAAgagattttgcaacctacaattgtagaaaagaCTTCCTTTTTAGCTTGGAAGGACGAAGTCTACAGATTATTCACTGAATGGACGAACATCTTGCAAAGTAACTTGGTTGACGCTGACAAGGACAAAATCAGCGGTTTTGTCGATTTgatcaccaacttcagcaaTAACTTTGTCTTGTGTAACTTAGtcaacaacgacttcatCGACAAGAACGAaactcttttcaatttgattgaAACGGTTGCCAGTGAAGGAAACTAA
- a CDS encoding Asp/Glu racemase (go_function racemase and epimerase activity, acting on amino acids and derivatives~go_process metabolism), producing MKLLVINPNSSEKVTENLSKTVSSPEGVELVFYTGPESAPREIVPSTSCASEQAVLPDLVSKGAIEIYDGFLVCCYSEHPLVGSLQKLTSKPVLGIMQATLLYGLSVGSKSVIITSVSEWNEVLDTAVTDFVGSSSFPSRKFAPTRALDVSVLSLSDPEEFKKIENRVDVVLNKEYADENIKTVLLGCAGMAGLNEKLSAAFEGVVFVDSVKVGVELLASLCRFRSQLHP from the coding sequence ATGAAGTTGCTAGTAATAAACCCTAATTCTTCTGAGAAGGTAACTGAAAATCTCTCGAAAACGGTGCTGAGCCCAGAAGGTGTAGAACTCGTTTTCTATACGGGACCTGAGTCCGCTCCGAGAGAGAttgttccttcaacttcttgtgcTTCAGAACAGGCGGTCCTTCCAGACTTGGTTTCCAAAGGGGCAATTGAGATCTACGATGGCTTTCTCGTTTGTTGCTATTCAGAACATCCGCTTGTTGGTTCGCTTCAGAAACTCACCAGCAAGCCTGTGTTGGGGATTATGCAGGCCACGCTTCTCTATGGGCTCCTGGTGGGTTCAAAGCTGGTAATTATCACAAGCGTCAGTGAATGGAACGAAGTGTTGGACACAGCCGTCACCGACTTTGTAGGTAGCTCTAGCTTTCCGAGCAGgaaatttgcacccaccCGGGCTTTGGATGTTAGTGTTCTTTCGCTCAGCGATCctgaagagttcaagaagattgaaaatCGGGTAGATGTCGTTTTGAACAAGGAGTATGCGGATGAAAACATAAAGACGGTATTGCTCGGATGCGCGGGTATGGCAGGACTTAACGAAAAGTTGAGCGCTGCTTTTGAGGGAGTGGTGTTTGTTGATAGTGTCAAGGTGGGTGTGGAGTTATTGGCGCTGTTGTGTAGATTTCGCAGTCAATTACATCCATAG
- a CDS encoding oxidation resistance, with translation MSFIFRRSQEDTTDSPKEDSAIDDSADVSEVLSPPPRHVEKRSSFLGRLMSGARTPSPSPKSGEIQATSSTNSINSLPPLPPLNLVGYKNSTKHRLLDEELAGNIRNLVPARLQLFDEWTLVYSLEQHGISINTLYRNCDPEYQLQQLKKKRVDKGYGDAIIRNMVVGASGPYNSYETKRPQGYVLIVKDEKNSKFGCYLNENLKIMDHKRYYGNGECFLWKCETYDPQLLSHNSNPNLIDFDSESTPSSPSSRTATRFKAYPYTGINDNIIYSNHNFISVGSSNGQNGLYIDKSLYKGVSCGCETFGNEILNTSDPGARIGRFKIMGLEVWRIGTLE, from the coding sequence ATGTCTTTCATCTTCCGTAGGAGCCAGGAAGATACCACAGATTCTCCCAAAGAAGACCTGGCCATAGACGACAGCGCCGATGTCTcagaagttctttctccGCCTCCACGACATGttgagaagagaagctCCTTCCTAGGCAGACTAATGAGTGGAGCTCGTACGCCATCGCCGTCTCCCAAGAGCGGCGAGATTCAGGCAACCTCTTCAACTAATAGCATCAACTCATTGCCGCCATTGCCGCCGCTAAACCTAGTAGGTTATAAGAATTCGACCAAGCACAGACTTTTGGACGAAGAACTTGCTGGCAACATCCGTAATCTTGTTCCAGCACGACTCCAGTTATTTGACGAATGGACACTAGTTTATTCCCTAGAACAGCATGGAATTTCTATAAATACACTCTACAGAAATTGTGATCCAGAGTATCAGTTGCAGCAGctaaagaaaaaaagagtAGACAAGGGCTACGGTGACGCTATAATTAGAAACATGGTAGTAGGGGCTTCTGGTCCATATAACAGCTACGAAACAAAACGGCCTCAAGGCTATGTTTTGATTGtgaaagatgaaaagaattccaaattcGGATGTTACTTGAATGAGAACCTCAAGATAATGGACCACAAGCGGTATTACGGCAATGGGGAATGTTTCCTCTGGAAATGCGAAACATACGATCCACAATTACTTTCCCATAACTCTAATCCAAATTtgattgattttgattcGGAAAGTACTCCTagttctccttcttcacGCACTGCTACTCGTTTCAAGGCATATCCATATACGGGAATTAACGACAACATCATCTATTCTAATCataatttcatttctgtGGGTTCGTCCAACGGTCAGAATGGGTTATATATAGACAAGTCGCTATACAAAGGTGTAAGCTGCGGGTGTGAAACGTTCGGTAACGAAATCCTAAACACCTCAGACCCTGGGGCCAGAATAGGCAGGTTCAAGATTATGGGCTTGGAAGTATGGAGAATAGGAACTCTCGAATAG